In the Alkaliphilus oremlandii OhILAs genome, one interval contains:
- a CDS encoding DEAD/DEAH box helicase, producing the protein MRNPIGVFDEIKNNSISYIKTAFGTQFPSIEEERELLLKKEGVFSRDPWIEVIPRYKSSGKTINDLEIEDTPGLDKEQLLLFKNLVSRGLVGKFPLYKHQAEMLKTALDKKNCVITSGTGSGKTESFLLPLFAQLAKEMKHWSKPNAAHAHQNDWWKNIEWKDECKKNKTSCRVPQRKDHETRQAAVRALILYPMNALVDDQMVRLRKALDSNDVREWFHEYLSGNRVYLGRYNGNTPVAGHEFDNDGKLNKNKVAKLIKELEEIDATAKEVANYIQHEVEDEGEKKEVLASFQRLDGAEMRSRWDMQETPPDILISNFSMLSIMLMREEDNDIFENTRKWLNCEDLPESHREAEKENRIFHLIIDELHLYRGTAGTEVAYLLRLLLLRLGLNPKHPQLRILASSASLEPGDDKSQKFLNNFFGCDDFEIITGEYDEGTTELPEQTLPIEPFITLADNAQNLSDEIFSQVAKELGSKKKFLSGKMELIDILISPRYNLQRILLDTFKNEEGKYKPISLQEFSEKIFGSNIDNWRKAAQGICIARSLFEEEKIEDHNLPSFRLHCFFRNIPGLWASTKPLGKVEDGRPIGKLHSKPDIIDKDDKSRVLEVLYCEHCGTVFYGGTRLVDKQEANTYEMHITTPNLEGIPDKQLSVMVEQRKYDEYMVFWPFPREDLHKDSEKWKHEFSAPNGRGTVTAQWSQYKLNIYSGRVKSSKVNQTETDSWINGQLYITKKKENEQFIDALPNRCPSCATDYSKRNRISPIRGFRTGFSKISQIFTKELFQQIPEDTDRKLVIFTDSREDAAQVANGVERNHYSDLLREVMIKTIKDEVTLAPEILEAIESGREYTQEEQDRIKNNKVIKEDLLKKLGKINAYKSLPPEHRMALESELEQLEREIEEIKENGKSRIISFSQLVSNDYKQCGKLIQELISLGINPCGNDLDKQKFYWNNAEHDWIELFDFETKSWKNNLPVDADEAKKIINNTLSYNFGRLFFGTLYFGLESSGLGIIKIAYNNEQLKPFADRLGMSLQTFEQICDSYLRILGERYRYLPQKPVFNRWKKIWQDQFVVDDFPDYTSISASLKTYIRKVAENYNIHEEYLGETLINALRAFGHNNVKINIPNINIKLAIKEDPIWQCSKCKKYHLHFSAGVCTKCGNDLDEKATGICEEIWSNNYITQAVLSDRESIRLHCEELTAQTDNQSERQRFFKGMILDEDRLYKKVNNIDVLSVTTTMEVGVDIGNLQTVMLANMPPMRFNYQQRVGRAGRRGQAFSMVLTLCRGRSHDEHYFAHPEKITGDPAPVPFLTMDQDRIKNRLLVKECLRNAFKYAGVRWFHSPTPPDTHGEFGLASDWCRNKDKVIEWLNNMIDQQKEIMIALFGSIDNNMLNYLKEELPNQIDNTLDNKEITGDGLAEKLAEAAILPMYGMPSRTRVLYHGVNPKDMEFLTIDRDLEMAITEFAPESEKTKDKAIHTAIGFTAPFIFKGRSFEAISADPLPFRRLMGRCRACGYLKSIPTSNEFCPHCGISKGDEEGYREFNIAIPRAFRTNLGSGKDAKSDDFKVSRRISLLAQSEDIDRTKVHSTNTNIYLSDNSRVWRINDNSGELFEGGIKTQTKIPNQWIASKFINDEEKGEVELEKIAIAAGKHTEVLRIQPNQIPDGLNLSLHYSDSAIKAAAFTAAFIIQRVVAEELDIDPDEIEISQLQKYVSNDEDGIIEIIMSDRLANGAGFVQYIHNNYVDLLTKTCNPSGNSFAASIISPEHAEDCKSACYECLQVFSNMPYHGLLDWRLGLSYLRVLLDPNYKAGLDGDFDFIDLKGWKDEAEELIKRNFVDIFGFKYEEYGQLPGAKMGKYNIIVVHPFWNTEEHRAKGILADAIYQAGENPLFVDTFNLLRRPGWCYQKLMK; encoded by the coding sequence GTGAGAAATCCTATAGGTGTATTTGATGAGATTAAGAATAATAGTATTTCTTATATTAAAACAGCATTTGGCACTCAATTTCCATCTATTGAGGAAGAGAGAGAATTACTATTAAAAAAAGAAGGGGTATTTAGTCGTGATCCATGGATAGAAGTAATACCTAGATATAAATCAAGTGGAAAAACAATAAATGATTTAGAAATAGAAGATACTCCGGGGTTAGATAAAGAACAACTACTTTTATTTAAGAATCTTGTAAGTAGAGGGTTAGTAGGAAAGTTTCCATTATATAAACATCAAGCTGAAATGTTAAAGACAGCACTTGACAAAAAGAACTGTGTCATTACTTCTGGAACGGGATCGGGTAAAACAGAATCATTTTTATTACCATTATTTGCACAGTTAGCAAAGGAAATGAAGCATTGGAGTAAACCTAATGCCGCACATGCACATCAAAATGATTGGTGGAAAAATATAGAGTGGAAAGATGAATGTAAAAAAAATAAAACGTCATGTCGTGTACCTCAAAGAAAGGATCATGAAACACGTCAAGCTGCAGTAAGAGCATTAATTCTATATCCTATGAATGCGTTGGTAGACGACCAAATGGTACGTTTACGAAAGGCATTAGATTCTAATGATGTACGTGAATGGTTTCATGAATATCTTAGTGGAAATAGAGTTTATCTAGGTAGATACAATGGAAATACACCTGTTGCTGGACATGAATTTGATAATGATGGCAAACTTAATAAGAATAAAGTTGCGAAACTTATAAAAGAGCTAGAGGAGATAGATGCAACAGCGAAAGAAGTAGCAAATTACATACAACATGAAGTAGAAGATGAAGGCGAGAAAAAAGAAGTGTTGGCTTCTTTTCAAAGATTAGATGGAGCTGAAATGAGAAGTAGATGGGATATGCAAGAAACACCTCCAGACATCTTAATTAGTAACTTTTCTATGTTAAGTATTATGCTGATGAGAGAAGAAGATAATGATATATTTGAGAACACAAGAAAATGGTTAAATTGTGAGGACTTACCTGAATCTCATCGAGAGGCGGAAAAGGAAAATCGTATTTTTCATTTAATTATTGATGAGTTACATTTATATAGGGGAACTGCAGGGACAGAAGTGGCCTATTTATTAAGACTTTTACTTTTACGTTTAGGTCTTAATCCTAAACATCCACAATTAAGGATTCTTGCATCCAGTGCTTCATTAGAGCCAGGAGACGATAAAAGTCAAAAATTCTTGAACAATTTTTTTGGATGTGATGATTTTGAAATTATTACAGGAGAGTATGATGAAGGAACGACTGAATTACCTGAACAAACTTTACCTATTGAACCTTTTATCACTCTAGCAGATAATGCACAAAATCTTTCAGATGAAATATTTAGCCAAGTAGCAAAAGAGTTAGGAAGTAAGAAGAAGTTTTTATCGGGTAAGATGGAACTAATTGATATACTCATTTCTCCTAGATATAACCTACAGAGAATATTATTAGATACATTTAAGAATGAAGAAGGTAAATATAAACCAATATCTTTACAAGAGTTTTCAGAAAAAATATTTGGATCTAATATAGATAATTGGCGTAAAGCTGCACAAGGTATTTGTATAGCCCGTTCCTTGTTTGAAGAAGAAAAAATAGAAGATCATAATCTTCCATCTTTTAGATTACACTGTTTTTTTAGAAATATACCTGGACTATGGGCTTCAACTAAACCTTTAGGAAAAGTAGAAGATGGTCGTCCAATAGGTAAATTGCATTCAAAACCGGACATTATAGATAAAGATGATAAGAGTAGAGTTTTAGAAGTCCTGTATTGTGAACATTGTGGAACTGTGTTTTACGGTGGAACTAGATTAGTAGATAAACAAGAGGCTAATACATATGAAATGCATATTACAACTCCAAATTTAGAAGGAATTCCAGATAAACAACTATCAGTAATGGTTGAACAAAGAAAATATGATGAATATATGGTGTTCTGGCCATTTCCAAGAGAAGATCTACATAAGGATTCTGAAAAGTGGAAACATGAATTTTCAGCCCCTAATGGAAGAGGAACTGTAACTGCCCAATGGAGCCAATATAAATTAAATATTTATTCAGGGCGTGTTAAAAGCAGTAAAGTAAATCAAACAGAAACAGATTCATGGATTAACGGTCAATTATATATTACTAAGAAAAAAGAAAATGAACAGTTTATAGATGCGTTGCCTAATAGATGCCCTTCCTGTGCAACTGATTACAGTAAACGCAATAGAATATCTCCAATTAGAGGTTTTAGGACGGGTTTTTCAAAAATAAGTCAAATTTTTACTAAGGAACTATTTCAACAAATACCTGAAGATACGGATAGAAAATTAGTAATTTTTACAGATAGCCGTGAAGATGCAGCACAGGTGGCAAATGGTGTAGAGAGAAATCACTACTCTGACTTACTTAGGGAAGTTATGATTAAAACTATTAAAGATGAAGTGACACTTGCTCCTGAGATATTAGAGGCAATCGAGAGTGGAAGGGAATATACACAAGAGGAGCAAGATCGTATAAAAAATAATAAGGTGATTAAAGAAGATTTACTTAAAAAACTAGGTAAGATCAATGCTTACAAATCATTACCACCAGAACATAGGATGGCACTTGAATCTGAGTTAGAACAATTGGAAAGGGAAATTGAAGAAATAAAAGAAAATGGGAAATCTAGAATTATATCATTTAGTCAATTAGTCTCAAATGATTATAAACAATGTGGTAAACTGATTCAAGAATTAATAAGTTTGGGCATAAACCCTTGTGGTAATGATTTAGATAAGCAAAAATTCTATTGGAATAATGCTGAGCATGATTGGATAGAATTGTTCGACTTTGAAACAAAAAGTTGGAAAAATAATTTACCTGTTGATGCTGATGAAGCTAAGAAGATAATCAATAATACTCTTAGCTATAATTTTGGAAGGTTATTTTTTGGTACGCTTTACTTTGGCTTGGAATCCTCAGGACTTGGAATTATAAAAATAGCTTATAATAATGAACAATTAAAACCTTTTGCAGATCGATTAGGAATGTCTTTACAAACTTTTGAACAGATATGTGATTCTTATTTGAGAATTTTAGGTGAAAGATACAGATATTTACCACAGAAACCTGTATTTAATAGATGGAAGAAAATTTGGCAAGACCAGTTTGTGGTAGATGATTTTCCAGATTACACATCAATTTCAGCATCACTTAAAACATATATTAGAAAGGTTGCTGAGAACTATAATATTCATGAAGAATATTTAGGAGAAACATTAATAAATGCACTAAGAGCATTTGGTCATAATAATGTAAAAATTAATATACCAAATATAAATATAAAGCTAGCAATCAAAGAAGATCCAATATGGCAGTGTTCTAAGTGTAAAAAGTATCACCTACACTTTTCTGCAGGAGTATGTACGAAATGTGGGAATGATCTTGATGAGAAAGCTACTGGAATTTGTGAAGAAATTTGGAGTAATAACTATATAACTCAAGCGGTTCTATCTGATAGAGAATCAATACGATTACATTGTGAAGAACTAACAGCTCAAACAGATAATCAATCAGAACGCCAGAGGTTTTTTAAAGGTATGATATTAGATGAAGATAGATTATATAAAAAAGTAAATAATATAGACGTTTTAAGTGTAACTACAACTATGGAAGTAGGAGTAGATATAGGGAACTTACAAACGGTTATGTTGGCCAATATGCCACCAATGAGATTTAATTACCAACAGAGGGTAGGTCGTGCAGGTAGACGTGGGCAGGCTTTTTCAATGGTTTTAACTTTATGTAGAGGACGTAGTCATGATGAACATTACTTTGCTCACCCTGAAAAAATAACAGGAGATCCTGCACCAGTGCCATTTTTAACAATGGATCAAGACAGAATCAAAAATCGCTTATTAGTAAAAGAATGTCTAAGAAATGCTTTTAAATACGCTGGAGTAAGATGGTTTCACAGTCCAACGCCTCCAGATACACATGGTGAATTTGGATTAGCATCAGATTGGTGTAGAAATAAAGATAAAGTTATTGAGTGGCTAAATAATATGATAGATCAGCAAAAAGAAATTATGATAGCATTATTCGGTAGCATTGATAATAATATGCTAAATTATCTAAAAGAAGAACTTCCAAATCAAATAGATAATACTTTGGATAATAAAGAGATTACTGGAGATGGATTGGCAGAAAAGTTAGCGGAAGCAGCTATTTTACCGATGTATGGCATGCCATCAAGAACGAGAGTTTTATATCATGGTGTTAACCCTAAAGATATGGAATTCTTAACAATAGATAGGGATTTAGAAATGGCGATTACAGAATTTGCCCCTGAATCGGAGAAAACGAAAGATAAAGCTATTCATACTGCAATCGGATTCACTGCTCCCTTTATTTTTAAGGGGCGGAGCTTTGAAGCAATTTCTGCTGACCCATTACCTTTTAGGCGGTTAATGGGAAGGTGCAGAGCGTGTGGATATCTAAAATCTATTCCTACAAGTAATGAGTTTTGTCCACATTGTGGAATATCTAAGGGTGATGAAGAGGGATATAGAGAGTTTAATATAGCAATTCCTCGAGCATTTCGCACAAACTTAGGTTCAGGGAAAGATGCTAAATCTGATGATTTCAAAGTAAGTAGAAGGATTTCTTTATTAGCCCAATCTGAAGATATAGATAGAACTAAAGTACATTCTACCAATACAAATATCTATTTATCAGATAACAGTCGTGTTTGGAGAATCAATGATAATTCAGGTGAGTTATTTGAAGGCGGAATAAAAACTCAAACTAAAATACCTAATCAATGGATTGCTTCTAAATTTATAAACGATGAAGAAAAAGGTGAAGTTGAATTAGAGAAGATTGCAATTGCAGCAGGTAAGCATACTGAAGTATTAAGAATACAACCTAATCAAATACCTGATGGATTAAATTTAAGTCTACATTACTCTGATAGTGCAATAAAAGCTGCAGCATTTACAGCAGCGTTTATTATACAAAGAGTGGTGGCAGAAGAGCTTGATATTGATCCAGATGAGATTGAAATTTCACAGTTACAAAAGTATGTTAGTAATGATGAAGATGGAATAATAGAAATTATAATGAGTGATAGGCTAGCCAACGGTGCTGGATTTGTTCAATATATTCATAATAATTATGTAGATTTATTAACTAAAACTTGTAATCCAAGTGGAAATTCATTTGCAGCAAGTATTATATCACCAGAGCATGCAGAAGATTGCAAATCTGCTTGCTATGAATGCCTACAAGTATTTAGTAATATG